In one Watersipora subatra chromosome 6, tzWatSuba1.1, whole genome shotgun sequence genomic region, the following are encoded:
- the LOC137398444 gene encoding general transcription factor II-I repeat domain-containing protein 2A-like: protein MESLKGKTRGEDLYDRVSAVIDNMKLLWSKLINVTTDGSPNLTGKNVGLLRRIQNKVKDENPDQDVIFLHCIIHQESLCKSVLQLNHVVNLVVKLINFIRARGLQHRQFITFLEETDADHQDLLYHSRVRWLSLGKVFQRVWELKEEIGAFLELQGKVDEFPELSNKSWLCDFAFAADVFSHMNELNMKLQVKNQFVQDMYTNVKAFKSKLVLFSRQILNKSFTHFPTLATLKEARAKVKKYGESLDALHGEFCRRFSDFEKIDKSLQLVACPLSQDSETAPEELQLELIDLQSDPVLKEKFNYLKLNDFYASLNEAAFPNLRRTARKMLALFGSTYVCEQTFSIMNINKASHRSQLTDQHLRSILRIATTKLIPDFDALAKKGDQQHCSH, encoded by the coding sequence ATGGAGTCTCTGAAAGGAAAAACACGGGGAGAAGACTTGTATGACCGGGTGTCTGCTGTCATCGACAATATGAAGCTCCTTTGGAGCAAACTTATCAATGTCACCACAGATGGATCTCCGAATTTAACGGGGAAAAACGTTGGCCTGCTGAGGAGAATCCAGAATAAAGTCAAAGATGAAAATCCTGACCAGGATGTTATTTTTCTCCACTGCATCATCCACCAGGAATCTCTATGTAAATCGGTATTACAGCTGAATCATGTTGTGAATCTTGTCGTGAAACTCATCAATTTTATTCGTGCAAGGGGACTTCAGCACCGTCAGTTCATTACGTTTCTGGAGGAAACTGATGCGGATCACCAGGACCTGCTTTATCACTCCCGAGTCCGCTGGTTAAGTTTGGGCAAAGTGTTTCAACGAGTGTGGGAGCTCAAAGAGGAGATTGGTGCATTTTTGGAGTTACAGGGAAAGGTTGACGAATTTCCTGAGCTGAGCAACAAGAGCTGGCTGTGTGACTTTGCGTTTGCTGCAGACGTATTTTCACACATGAATGAGCTCAACATGAAACTACAGGTGAAGAATCAGTTTGTGCAGGACATGTACACAAACGTGAAAGCCTTCAAATCCAAGCTGGTTTTATTCTCCAGGCAAATTTTAAATAAGTCGTTCACACATTTTCCCACACTAGCCACGCTGAAAGAGGCTCGCGCAAAAGTGAAGAAATACGGCGAGTCACTAGATGCGCTGCACGGAGAATTCTGCCGTCGGTTTtctgattttgaaaaaattgacaagtCACTTCAGTTGGTGGCTTGTCCCCTGTCACAAGACTCCGAAACAGCTCCAGAGGAGCTGCAGCTCGAACTGATCGACCTTCAGTCCGACCCAGTCTTAAAAGAGAAGTTCAACTATCTGAAACTGAATGACTTTTATGCTTCACTCAATGAAGCCGCATTTCCAAATCTCCGGAGGACAGCGCGGAAGATGCTGGCGTTGTTCGGCTCGACCTACGTGTGTGAACAGACGTTCAGCATCATGAACATCAACAAGGCCAGCCACAGATCCCAATTAACAGACCAACACCTCAGATCCATCCTGAGAATTGCTACAACTAAACTTATTCCAGACTTTGATGCGCTGGCTAAAAAGGGAGACCAACAGCACTGTTCCCACTGA